The following proteins are co-located in the Phyllostomus discolor isolate MPI-MPIP mPhyDis1 chromosome 1, mPhyDis1.pri.v3, whole genome shotgun sequence genome:
- the ITIH2 gene encoding inter-alpha-trypsin inhibitor heavy chain H2 has product MKWLISFLIWLFLSEAQGFEIPTNELPEFAEYGDLEELAPGKFQFVPENRRHQRSVSGESGETMEDVDQITLYSYKVQSTVTSRTANTMIQTKVVNNSPQPQNVVFDVQIPKGAFISNFSMSVDGTTFTSSIKEKTVARALYSQARAKGKSTGLVRSNVLDMENFKTEVNVLPGAKVQFELHYQEVKWRKLGSYEHRIHLQPGRLAKHLEVDVWIIEPQGLKFLHVPDTSDGHFDGVPVISKGRQKAHVSFRPTVAQQRKCSNCSETAVDGELVVLYDVNREESAGKLEVFNGYFVHFFAPENMDPIPKNILFVIDVSGSMWGVKMKQTVEAMKTILDDLRSDDQFSVVDFNHNVRTWRNDLVPATKTQIEDAKRYIEKIQPNGGTNINEALLRAIFILNEANNLGMLDPNSVSLIILVSDGDPTVGELKLSKIQKNVKQNIQDNISLFSLGIGFDVDYDFLKRLSNDNRGIAQRIYGNQDTSFQLKKFYNQVSTPLLRNVQFNYPHTSVTDVTQNNFHNYFKGSEIVVAGKFDPEKSAQLQSIITATSASTELVLETLAQMDDLEDFLSKDKHADPNFTKKLWAYLTINQLLAERSLATTAAEKKKITKTILQMSLEHHIVTPLTAMVIENDAGNERMLADSPPQDHTCCSGALYYGSKVPPTSLPSWVNPSPTPRIPMPVVGAPVLESTPPPHVMRVENDPHFIIYLPKSQKNICFNIDSEPGKILNLVSDPESGILVNGQLIGAKKPKNKKLSTYFGKLGFYFKNEDMKIEISTESITLNWGTRTSVLSWSDTAQVTHRRVLVSLKKEKTVTITLDKELSFSVLLHRVWKKHPINVDFLGIYIPSTDKFSPKAHGLIGQFMHEPKIHIFNERPGKHPEKPEASMEVKGHKLVVTRGLQKDYRTDQVFGTDVPCWFVHNSGKGFIDGHYKDYFVPQLYSFLRWP; this is encoded by the exons ATGAAATGGCTCATCAGCTTTCTCATCTGGCTCTTTCTCTCTGAGGCACAAGGCTTCGAAATCCCCACCAATGAGCTTCCAGAA TTTGCAGAATATGGAGATCTTGAGGAACTGGCCCCAGGCAAATTTCAATTTGTGCCCGAGAACCGGAGGCATCAG AGAAGTGTTTCTGGAGAATCTGGAGAAACCATG GAAGATGTTGACCAAATAACTCTTTATAGCTACAAAGTCCAGTCCACTGTCACTTCCCGCACGGCCAACACCATGATCCAGACCAAAGTGGTGAACAACTCCCCACAGCCTCAGAATGTCGTGTTTGACGTGCAGATCCCCAAAGGGGCCTTCATTTCCAACTTCTCCAT GAGTGTAGATGGCACCACATTCACTAGTTCCATTAAGGAGAAAACTGTGGCCCGGGCACTCTACTCACAGGCAAGAGCAAAAGGCAAAAGCACCGGATTGGTGAG GAGCAATGTTCTTGATATGGAGAACTTCAAAACCGAAGTGAATGTCCTCCCTGGAGCAAAGGTACAGTTCGAACTTCATTACCAGGAAGTGAAGTGGAGGAAGCTGGGGTCCTATGAACACAGGATTCATCTGCAGCCAGGACGTCTGGCCAAACACTTGGAG GTAGATGTGTGGATTATTGAACCTCAGGGATTGAAATTTCTTCATGTTCCAGACACATCTGATGGCCATTTCGATGGTGTTCCAGTCATATCTAAAGGACGCCAGAAG GCCCATGTGTCCTTCAGGCCCACAGTagcacaacaaagaaaatgctCCAACTGCTCTGAAACTGCAGTCGACGGAGAGCTGGTGGTATTGTATGATGTGAACAGAGAGGAGAGCGCCGGGAAACTCGAG GTATTTAATGGATATTTTGTCCACTTTTTCGCTCCTGAAAACATGGACCCAATTCCCAAAAACATCCTCTTTGTCATTGATGTCAGTGGCTCAATGTGGGGAGTAAAAATGAAACAA ACAGTGGAAGCAATGAAAACCATACTGGATGACCTGAGAAGTGATGACCAATTCTCTGTGGTTGATTTCAACCACAATGTGCGAACCTGGAGAAATGATTTAGTCCCAGCTACTAAAACACAGATTGAAGATGCCAAGAGGTATATTGAGAAAATCCAGCCCAATGGAG GCACAAATATCAACGAGGCACTCCTGCGGGCCatctttattttgaatgaagcCAATAACTTGGGAATGTTGGACCCCAACTCAGTCTCACTGATCATTTTGGTTTCTGATGGTGACCCAACAGTAG GTGAACTAAAGTTgtcaaaaattcagaaaaatgtgaAGCAGAACATACAGGACAACATCTCCTTGTTCAGTTTGGGGATAGGATTTGATGTTGATTATGATTTTCTGAAGAGACTGTCCAATGACAACCGTGGGATTGCTCAAAGGATTTATGGAAACCAGGACACTTCTTTCCAGCTCaag AAATTCTACAACCAAGTCTCTACTCCATTGCTCCGGAATGTTCAGTTCAACTATCCCCATACGTCAGTAACGGATGTCACTCAGAACAATTTCCATAACTATTTTAAAGGCTCAGAGATCGTGGTGGCAGGAAAATTTGACCCTGAAAAATCAGCGCAATTACAGAGCATTATCACTGCAACTTCG GCCAGCACAGAGTTAGTCTTGGAGACCCTGGCTCAAATGGATGACTTGGAGGATTTTCTATCAAAAGACAAGCATGCAGATCCCAACTTCACTAAGAAATTGTGGGCCTATCTGACAATCAACCAACTTCTAGCTGAGAG AAGCCTGGCTACTACAGctgctgagaaaaagaaaattacaaaaacaatccTGCAGATGTCCCTGGAACATCACATAGTGACCCCGCTCACAGCCATGGTGATTGAGAATGACGCCGGGAACGAGCGCATGCTGGCCGACTCCCCTCCGCAAGACCACACTTGCTGCTCAG GTGCTCTGTATTACGGCAGCAAGGTTCCTCCAACTTCACTCCCATCTTGGGTCAACCCTTCACCGACACCCAGGATCCCAATGCCTGTGGTAGGAGCTCCCGTGCTTGAGTCCACTCCTCCTCCGCATGTGATGAGAG TTGAAAATGACCCACACTTCATCATTTACCTACcaaaaagtcaaaagaatattTGTTTCAACATTGACTCAGAACCTGGAAAAATCCTCAACCTTGTTTCGGATCCAGAatcag GGATTTTGGTCAATGGACAGCTCATTGGTGCCAAGAAGCCCAAGAATAAAAAGCTAAGCACCTATTTTGGTAAACTgggattttatttcaaaaatgaagacatgaaaatagaaattagcACTGAGAGCATCACCCTGAACTGGGGCACTCGTACGTCGGTCTTATCCTGGTCTGACACAGCCCAGGTCACTCATCGGAG GGTGCTTGTCTCgctgaagaaagagaaaactgtgACAATCACCCTGGATAAGGAGCTGTCTTTCTCTGTGTTACTTCATCGTGTTTGGAAGAAGCACCCGATCAACGTAGACTTTTTGGGGATCTACATTCCCTCCACAGACAAGTTTTCACCTAAAGCACATGGACTAATAG GCCAGTTCATGCACGAGCCAAAGATACACATCTTCAATGAGCGACCCGGAAAACACCCTGAGAAGCCAGAGGCGAGCATGGAGGTGAAAGGACATAAGTTGGTTGTCACCAG AGGCCTCCAGAAAGACTACCGAACAGATCAAGTGTTTGGAACAGATGTTCCCTGTTGGTTTGTACACAACAGTGGAAAGGGTTTCATCGATGGACACTACAAGGATTACTTTGTGCCTCAGCTCTATAGCTTCCTCAGATGGCCTTAA